A single genomic interval of Fructobacillus americanaquae harbors:
- the mvk gene encoding mevalonate kinase produces the protein MEKNHAGFGHSHAKAILIGDHAVVYQQPAVAIPLLNLEVTASVQAIASGQTVILGDQAFDIANLGADLEGLRQLIVALLANLVEPDQPFLLEVQSLIPQERGFGASAALATAITRAFFDWTGQGLSQDQLNFYTNLAESISHGSPSGIDAATVSAVEPVWFHQQQIDSFQTNLEATLVLADTGVRGQTVRAVNIVKDQLKKNYEPTWGAINHLGQLAFLVKEALANNDPKTLGQLFTDAHKDLQTLQVSHPKLDTLVNAALAADALGAKLTGSGIGGAMFALAKNNDHAQKIATALKRAGAKETWIQPLSAAH, from the coding sequence ATGGAAAAAAATCATGCCGGCTTTGGCCACTCACACGCCAAAGCCATTCTCATCGGCGACCATGCCGTTGTTTACCAACAACCGGCCGTTGCCATCCCCCTGTTAAATCTCGAAGTGACCGCCAGTGTGCAAGCGATTGCTAGCGGTCAAACGGTTATTTTAGGTGACCAAGCCTTTGACATTGCCAACCTTGGTGCTGATTTAGAAGGCTTACGCCAGTTAATAGTTGCCTTACTGGCCAACCTCGTCGAACCTGACCAGCCCTTCTTATTAGAGGTGCAATCACTCATCCCCCAAGAGCGGGGCTTTGGTGCTTCAGCCGCCCTGGCAACTGCCATTACCCGGGCCTTCTTTGATTGGACCGGGCAAGGCTTGAGCCAGGACCAACTGAATTTTTATACGAATTTAGCTGAAAGTATTTCCCACGGTTCACCTTCCGGCATTGATGCGGCCACAGTCTCGGCCGTTGAGCCCGTCTGGTTTCATCAGCAACAAATCGATTCCTTCCAAACAAACTTGGAAGCAACCCTTGTCCTTGCAGACACTGGCGTTCGTGGTCAAACTGTTCGAGCCGTTAATATCGTTAAGGACCAGCTCAAGAAAAATTATGAACCAACCTGGGGAGCCATTAACCATCTCGGACAGCTAGCTTTCTTGGTTAAAGAAGCTTTGGCCAATAACGATCCCAAAACTTTGGGCCAGCTCTTTACCGACGCCCACAAGGACCTACAAACCCTTCAAGTTTCACACCCCAAGCTCGATACCCTCGTCAATGCCGCACTAGCGGCAGACGCACTGGGTGCCAAATTAACCGGGTCTGGCATTGGTGGGGCCATGTTTGCTCTGGCAAAAAATAACGACCATGCACAAAAAATTGCGACCGCTCTCAAGCGGGCTGGTGCCAAGGAAACTTGGATTCAACCGCTGTCAGCAGCCCATTAA
- the mvaD gene encoding diphosphomevalonate decarboxylase, translating to MTDKTTTAKAHTNIALIKYWGKKDKILNLPTTSSLSLTLDEFYTETMVTAGKEDTLLINNMMQDPTRIHNFLDFLREEIEDFGPLTVVSKNTVPTAAGLASSASSFAALTAAVARYQNWDLSLTDLSRLARRGSGSATRSFFPGFAVWHEGHDNQSSFAEALPATDLPIALVVCEIAGTVKKVSSSDGMLRAMTSPKYSEWVEQSHVQFTAMQEAIANQDLHKIGELAEENALAMHELNITATDRRFTYFNQMTLDVLDFVKALRAEGFLAYATIDAGPNVKIITNQNQAETIKDKLQEKFRKLRLQIATPGPGISFED from the coding sequence GTGACCGATAAAACAACTACTGCCAAAGCGCACACCAATATTGCTCTCATCAAATACTGGGGCAAAAAAGATAAGATACTCAACCTACCAACCACCTCATCATTGTCATTAACCCTGGATGAATTTTACACTGAGACCATGGTTACGGCCGGTAAAGAAGATACGTTGTTGATTAACAACATGATGCAGGACCCAACTCGGATCCACAACTTTCTCGACTTTTTACGTGAGGAAATTGAGGACTTTGGTCCCCTCACGGTTGTTTCCAAGAATACTGTTCCGACAGCTGCAGGTCTCGCCTCTTCGGCTTCATCCTTTGCAGCCTTGACAGCCGCCGTCGCTCGTTACCAAAACTGGGATTTGTCCTTAACTGACCTATCTCGCCTGGCGCGCCGTGGGTCTGGCTCAGCAACCCGGTCATTTTTCCCTGGTTTTGCCGTCTGGCACGAAGGACATGATAACCAGTCTTCTTTTGCCGAGGCATTACCGGCAACTGATTTACCAATTGCCCTGGTGGTTTGTGAAATCGCCGGAACTGTCAAAAAAGTTTCTTCTTCTGACGGCATGCTGCGGGCGATGACTTCACCCAAGTACTCAGAATGGGTTGAACAATCACATGTCCAATTTACGGCCATGCAGGAAGCCATTGCCAATCAGGATTTGCACAAAATTGGCGAACTAGCCGAAGAAAACGCCTTAGCCATGCATGAGTTAAATATTACGGCGACTGACCGGCGCTTCACTTACTTTAACCAAATGACTCTCGATGTTTTGGACTTCGTTAAGGCACTCCGGGCTGAAGGCTTCCTGGCCTATGCCACAATTGATGCCGGACCAAACGTTAAGATCATTACCAACCAAAATCAGGCTGAAACCATCAAAGACAAGCTTCAAGAAAAATTCCGCAAGTTGCGCCTCCAAATCGCAACACCGGGTCCGGGCATTAGCTTTGAAGACTAG
- a CDS encoding phosphomevalonate kinase translates to MKTTTVKIPGKLFLAGEYAVTEPGQPALLAAIDRGLTIHVAETDRLMPGSLVVQSDALPEPLVLTWAALAELTKETNSSFLGAWSFVKAALVLFYQEHLDLKLTKQPGLSLTISSQMAVDHNKLGLGSSAAVSVAIFKGLVAYFNQEDSLQAVFRQAAFAHYFIQGSGSLGDLASATFTGVIFYQAPDWLKQVEAKTLTLADFSKLDWSKLAIKPLPWPQNWQIGIVATFQPASTKKALAKGFWQTDFARQSKEAVTQAALAIENHDYHGLLQGLKNNQDLLKKVLPTGYLTPALRQFLTLLGQRSLAGKVSGAGYGDNGFVIFENETQGHGFQQASQGTTLHLLLPALWQDSVLL, encoded by the coding sequence ATGAAAACAACCACCGTCAAAATTCCCGGCAAGCTTTTTTTAGCCGGCGAATATGCTGTCACCGAACCCGGTCAACCGGCTCTTTTGGCTGCTATTGACCGTGGTTTAACCATTCATGTCGCAGAAACCGACCGCCTCATGCCGGGTTCCTTGGTTGTTCAATCGGACGCCCTGCCAGAACCACTCGTTTTGACCTGGGCTGCCTTAGCTGAACTGACAAAGGAAACAAATAGCTCATTTTTGGGGGCTTGGTCCTTTGTCAAGGCGGCTTTGGTCCTTTTCTACCAAGAGCACCTAGACCTTAAACTCACCAAGCAACCTGGTTTATCGTTGACCATTTCCTCGCAAATGGCGGTTGACCACAATAAGCTTGGTTTAGGTTCATCTGCTGCCGTTTCGGTCGCAATCTTCAAGGGCTTGGTCGCTTACTTTAATCAAGAAGACAGCCTACAAGCAGTTTTCCGCCAAGCAGCCTTCGCCCACTACTTTATTCAAGGTTCAGGTTCCCTTGGCGATTTAGCATCGGCTACTTTTACCGGTGTGATTTTCTATCAGGCTCCTGACTGGCTGAAGCAAGTGGAAGCAAAGACCCTCACCCTAGCTGATTTTTCCAAGCTCGACTGGTCGAAGCTCGCTATTAAGCCGCTTCCTTGGCCCCAAAATTGGCAAATTGGCATCGTTGCCACTTTCCAACCCGCTTCAACAAAAAAAGCGCTCGCCAAGGGCTTTTGGCAGACTGACTTTGCCCGTCAATCAAAAGAAGCTGTGACTCAGGCAGCCCTCGCGATTGAAAACCACGATTACCATGGTTTGCTACAAGGGCTCAAGAACAATCAGGACCTCTTGAAAAAGGTCTTGCCAACCGGCTACCTGACCCCTGCCCTTCGTCAATTTTTAACGCTCTTAGGACAAAGGAGCCTCGCCGGTAAGGTCTCTGGTGCCGGCTATGGCGACAATGGCTTTGTCATCTTTGAGAATGAAACTCAAGGACATGGTTTTCAACAAGCTAGCCAAGGAACCACCCTCCACCTTCTCTTACCAGCACTCTGGCAAGATTCCGTGTTACTGTGA
- the fni gene encoding type 2 isopentenyl-diphosphate Delta-isomerase produces MATTHSNRKNEHLSLATKFWRDQENPVIGPGFDAVRWVPGPLKNSAVADVQTTTQILGADFTWPFYIEAMTGGSSASTKVNADLATVAQKTGLAMAVGSQSVALKDSSQVESYRVVRQNHPEGFLIANLGADHPIQNVQAAIDMIDANAIELHVNLGQELAMAEGDRRFYWIDNLATVIAKSSVPVIIKEVGFGMGPDLLKQLSALKPAAINVGGANGTNFAQIEQRRDRQNENPLDLSPFGLSTVESLLAGQKAAINSPLIATGGIQTINDVVTALILGAKTTSSAGHFLQVLMTESPSALQKEITNWQQALPELMTLLGAKTVADLSQVPRLYRADLQNFSDQL; encoded by the coding sequence ATGGCCACTACTCATTCAAACCGTAAAAACGAACACCTGTCGCTTGCAACCAAGTTTTGGCGAGACCAGGAAAACCCAGTAATCGGACCTGGCTTTGACGCTGTCCGTTGGGTTCCAGGACCCCTGAAAAACAGCGCGGTCGCTGACGTTCAAACAACCACTCAGATCCTCGGCGCAGACTTTACCTGGCCCTTTTATATTGAGGCCATGACTGGCGGATCTTCTGCTAGTACCAAGGTTAATGCTGATTTAGCCACCGTTGCCCAAAAAACGGGCTTAGCGATGGCAGTCGGTTCCCAATCCGTGGCCTTAAAGGATAGCAGTCAAGTTGAATCCTACCGGGTTGTTCGGCAAAATCATCCCGAAGGCTTTTTAATTGCCAACCTCGGCGCTGACCACCCCATTCAAAACGTCCAAGCGGCGATAGACATGATTGATGCCAATGCCATCGAGCTCCATGTCAATTTAGGCCAAGAATTGGCCATGGCGGAAGGTGACCGACGCTTTTACTGGATCGATAATTTGGCTACCGTGATTGCTAAATCGTCCGTACCCGTCATCATCAAGGAAGTTGGTTTTGGCATGGGCCCAGACCTCCTGAAACAGCTCTCAGCCCTCAAACCAGCGGCCATTAACGTCGGTGGTGCTAATGGAACAAATTTTGCCCAAATCGAGCAACGCCGTGACCGGCAAAATGAGAACCCTTTAGATCTGAGTCCCTTCGGGCTCAGCACGGTTGAATCACTCTTGGCGGGGCAAAAGGCAGCGATTAATTCACCGTTAATTGCCACAGGTGGAATTCAGACCATTAACGATGTTGTCACCGCCCTGATTTTAGGAGCAAAAACAACCTCATCTGCCGGTCACTTCCTGCAAGTCTTAATGACGGAGAGCCCCTCAGCCTTACAAAAAGAAATCACGAACTGGCAACAGGCCTTACCAGAACTAATGACCCTCTTGGGCGCCAAGACTGTTGCTGATCTCAGTCAAGTTCCACGGCTGTATCGAGCAGACCTACAAAATTTCTCTGACCAGCTTTAA
- a CDS encoding aldo/keto reductase: MEKSILQETTKLANGVEMPVFGLGVWNSSNKEAADSVQVAIKNGYRLIDTAKQYGNQAGVGYGIQQALKDNRLNRKDLFITTKVFNGDQGYESTLKVFEEQLKQLRLTYLDLLLIHWPVDGKYVDTWHAVEKLYREGKVRAIGISNFNEEKIQELLEAGTVMPQVNQMEFNPLVQEESLFTYMNGIGMAMEAWGPLGGGEALANPVVEKIAQAHAQSVAQVILRFDYQMGAITIPKSAHEERIIANSQIDDFALSPDEMAEIKALNQEKHSIWYQNFAWHKGSEATGVKDEVSHWDDVEEYLNKPVQ, from the coding sequence ATGGAAAAGTCAATTTTGCAAGAAACAACGAAGCTCGCTAACGGTGTTGAAATGCCGGTTTTTGGTCTCGGTGTTTGGAATTCTTCTAATAAGGAGGCCGCCGATTCCGTCCAGGTAGCAATTAAAAATGGTTACCGGCTGATTGATACAGCTAAGCAGTACGGTAACCAAGCAGGTGTTGGTTATGGGATTCAACAGGCCTTGAAGGACAACCGTTTGAATCGTAAGGACTTGTTTATTACCACCAAGGTCTTTAACGGTGACCAAGGCTATGAAAGTACTTTGAAAGTCTTTGAAGAGCAATTGAAGCAATTGCGTTTAACTTACTTGGACCTATTGTTGATTCACTGGCCGGTTGATGGCAAGTATGTCGACACTTGGCACGCTGTTGAAAAGCTTTACCGTGAAGGCAAAGTTCGTGCCATTGGAATTTCAAACTTTAACGAAGAAAAAATTCAGGAATTGTTGGAAGCCGGTACCGTGATGCCACAAGTCAACCAAATGGAATTTAACCCATTGGTTCAAGAAGAATCACTCTTCACCTATATGAACGGAATCGGGATGGCAATGGAAGCCTGGGGACCATTGGGTGGTGGTGAAGCACTCGCAAACCCAGTTGTCGAAAAGATTGCGCAAGCCCATGCCCAATCAGTTGCTCAGGTGATTTTACGTTTTGACTACCAAATGGGGGCCATCACGATTCCAAAGTCTGCCCACGAAGAGCGGATTATTGCCAACAGTCAAATTGATGACTTTGCTTTGTCACCTGATGAAATGGCTGAAATTAAGGCATTGAACCAAGAAAAGCACAGTATCTGGTACCAAAACTTTGCTTGGCATAAGGGTAGTGAAGCAACTGGCGTAAAGGACGAAGTTTCTCACTGGGACGATGTTGAAGAATATCTGAATAAGCCCGTTCAATAA
- a CDS encoding 3-oxoacyl-ACP reductase: protein MIEQNYHNQKVFLTGAASGIGFCQMKTYLAAGAEVVAVDVQEIDYESDRLTKIQADLGQKEELDALVNQLSARVEAFDIFLNTAGVLDGFQPLLNQDQATIDQVLSINLQPAIALTQAVLPKMIRQGHGILVYMASIAGLQAGGGGAAYTMAKHALIGLTKQVAFDYAKDGIRANAIAPGAIKTAMNAADFAGEGKIAQEVAKQTPAQRWADPQEVADLTLYLTSPQASYMNGTVVTLDGGWTLGH, encoded by the coding sequence ATGATTGAACAAAATTATCACAATCAAAAAGTATTCCTAACCGGTGCCGCTTCTGGCATCGGTTTTTGCCAAATGAAGACCTATTTAGCTGCTGGTGCCGAAGTTGTGGCGGTCGATGTGCAAGAAATTGATTATGAGTCAGACCGGTTAACCAAAATTCAGGCGGATTTAGGCCAGAAAGAGGAACTGGACGCTTTGGTAAATCAGCTTTCAGCGCGGGTAGAAGCCTTTGATATCTTCTTGAATACGGCCGGCGTCTTGGATGGCTTTCAACCACTGCTAAATCAAGACCAAGCAACCATTGATCAAGTTCTTTCAATTAATCTGCAGCCGGCCATTGCTTTAACACAAGCTGTTTTACCAAAGATGATTCGTCAAGGGCATGGTATCTTGGTTTATATGGCATCCATTGCCGGTCTGCAGGCTGGTGGCGGCGGGGCTGCTTACACCATGGCAAAACATGCCCTGATTGGTTTAACGAAGCAGGTGGCCTTTGATTATGCCAAAGACGGCATCAGGGCGAATGCCATTGCTCCAGGTGCGATTAAAACTGCGATGAATGCAGCTGATTTTGCCGGTGAGGGAAAGATAGCACAAGAGGTCGCCAAACAGACGCCAGCACAGCGCTGGGCAGACCCTCAGGAAGTCGCTGATTTGACCCTATACCTAACCAGCCCACAAGCGAGTTATATGAATGGCACGGTTGTGACGCTCGATGGCGGTTGGACACTCGGTCATTAA
- a CDS encoding QueT transporter family protein, with the protein MNEFNQKSTSKALSLTLTAVVAALYAAITMLVAPIGFGPVQLRLSEGLNHLAAWNKRYVVALGLGVLIANLVSPLGWIDWVFGTLGTVIMTGLTYLLTRQVQKPLVKIIISTIVVLTIGMGILAAEFTFAFAIQAHGAFAPDHSSASLLTNWLSYYVSLVPGELVSLVVGGIVIYALSKVVNLKK; encoded by the coding sequence ATGAACGAATTTAACCAAAAATCAACTTCCAAAGCGTTAAGCCTCACACTAACTGCCGTTGTGGCTGCCCTTTATGCGGCAATCACAATGCTAGTCGCCCCCATCGGCTTTGGTCCTGTCCAATTACGTTTATCCGAAGGGCTGAACCATTTAGCAGCTTGGAATAAACGCTATGTTGTTGCCCTTGGCTTAGGGGTTTTGATTGCCAATCTGGTTTCACCTTTGGGCTGGATTGATTGGGTCTTTGGAACATTGGGGACAGTGATTATGACCGGGTTGACTTACTTGCTAACTCGTCAGGTACAAAAGCCATTGGTCAAAATTATTATCTCAACGATTGTTGTTTTGACGATTGGAATGGGGATTTTGGCGGCAGAATTTACGTTTGCCTTTGCCATTCAGGCACACGGGGCCTTCGCTCCGGATCACTCATCAGCTTCATTACTGACTAACTGGCTCTCTTACTATGTTTCATTAGTTCCGGGCGAGTTAGTTTCCTTGGTTGTTGGTGGAATTGTCATCTACGCCTTGTCAAAGGTCGTTAATTTAAAGAAATAA